The proteins below come from a single Zea mays cultivar B73 chromosome 8, Zm-B73-REFERENCE-NAM-5.0, whole genome shotgun sequence genomic window:
- the LOC100502317 gene encoding uncharacterized protein LOC100502317, whose product MDWDCRLDCGLTGTGGSQNRPRTLFSSAKRPTPQLEPSSPHPTTVVATAPARHSIGSLVTQTKKGIPYPRYCLHLRNLLILLQFLLNSWLNSKNGSVKWNQNGNWVQTASKDQIIKVRGLCFLFFYLLQRIFGLQCALYNQNSILSMEMA is encoded by the coding sequence ATGGACTGGGATTGCCGACTTGACTGCGGATTGACGGGGACAGGTGGGAGCCAGAACCGCCCGAGGACCCTCTTCTCCTCGGCCAAGAGACCCACACCGCAACTGGAACCCTCTTCTCCTCATCCGACGACAGTGGTGGCCACTGCTCCGGCCAGGCATAGCATAGGCAGCCTGGTTACACAAACCAAAAAAGGTATCCCATACCCACGCTACTGCCTACACCTACGAAACCTGCTTATCCTGCTGCAATTTCTGCTAAATTCGTGGCTAAATTCAAAGAATGGTAGTGTGAAGTGGAATCAAAATGGGAACTGGGTGCAGACTGCCTCAAAGGATCAGATTATTAAGGTCCGTGGCTTGTGCTTTTTATTTTTCTATCTTCTTCAAAGAATTTTCGGATTACAGTGTGCACTCTATAACCAGAATTCTATACTATCTATGGAGATGGCCTAA